A segment of the Sporocytophaga myxococcoides genome:
ATGGTATACGAGAGTAATTAGATTTACAGTAGAACCACCTATTTCAAATCTGGAGGAATATTATCAGCAGACTTTAAAACCTGCTGTGGACTACGCTACATCTAAAGGTCTTTATGTAATTATAGACTGGCATTACATTGCTGATGTAAACGGTAATATTGAGTCTACTAATGCTTTCTGGACTTATATGGCACCTAGGTTCAATAATTACTCCAATGTATTATATGAGGTATACAATGAACCTATTAATACTAATCTTACATGGGGGCAATTCAAACCATATATGCAGGCATGGGTAGATCTAATAAGAAAGTATGCGCCGCATAATCTTATTCTTGCCGGAAGTCCTGTATGGGATCAGAGAATGGGAGATGCCGCTACCAATCCGTTAACCGGAGGTAACATTGTGTATGTAGCCCATATCTATCCTGGTCATTGGACGGCAACAGGTGCTGGCTCAGTAAAATCACAGGTAGAGAGGGTGGTAAAGGTTCATCCTGTATTTTTATCGGAGTGGGGTTTTAGCGAGACCGTTTCTGCTACCAGTGCTTCTTTATTGAAGGGATCTATTGCAAGTTATGGAGATCCAATAGTTAAGTGGGCGGAAGACCTTGGCATAAGCTGGTCAGCTTGGGTTGCTGATAATGACTGGGAACCTGCGATGTTTACAAGAGACTGGAAGTTAAAAGTTGGTCCGGGAGAAATGGGAGGTTTTACCAAAGATAAGCTTTATGAATTCAGAGACGATCATCAGCCTTCTGATGTACCATGTTTCGCTCCTTACTTAGGTCTTCCTCAGACTTTATGCGGGAAAAACTCTGTTACAATCGGTCTTCAATCAACTTCCGATGATGTCTCGTTCAAGTGGTTTAAAGATGGAGTTGAACTAACTGATCAAACTGAAGCCTCAATTGAGGCTACTGAAACAGGAAGGTACAAGGTTGAAGCTACTTTAGGTTCTTGTACAATGGCTGATGAAGTGGAGGTTGTAAAAACTATGTTTCCTGTTAGCCTAGGAAAAGGAGCAGTCCTCAGTAAAGATCCCCTTATTATAAAGGTTGATAACGCGGAAGAAAAGTTTACTTACCAATGGTATCATAATAATAAACTGATTGAAGGAGCAGATTCAAGTTCTTTAGCGGTCTTCGATACTTGTGGCTCATTTTATTCTGTTCTTGTTACTTCCGAAGATTGCGGGTTTGTCTCAGATACATTTAAGATTTTATGTCCAAGAGGATATTTTAAAGGTAAACCTTTCGATATTCCTGGAATCATTCAGGCAGAGGATTATGATTTTCAAAATATTGCCAATACAACCTATTTTGACTCGGAGCCTGCAAATCAAGGTGGTGCATATAGAAATGATGAAGTTGACATAGAAGTAACTAAAGATATAAACGGAGCTTATAACGTGGGCTGGACAGAAACAGGGGAATGGTTGGAATATTCAATTTCAGTAAAAGAAAACGGGGAATATCCGGTATATCTCAGAGTTGCAGGAAATCCGACACCGGCAGTTGGAGGAAAAGTTCATATAAAGCTGAATGGTAAAAAAGCATCTTCTACGCTTACTCTTCCTGTAACTGGTGACTGGCAAAAATGGGAAACGGTATCTTTAGGTATTGTTAATTTCAATACTACTGATACTTTATTAAGATTATTCATTGAAGCCCCAGGTTTTAATATTAACTATATAGAAGTTGGGGCGAGGGTAGAGACTAGTATTTTCGGTAAAAGCAATACATCTTCATTAAAGGTTTATCCAAATCCGGTAAATGATCTCGTATTCTTCTCAGAGGAAATTCCATATGATTGGACAATTACTACGATTTTAGGAAATGTGCTACTTAGCGGGAACGGCATTAGTGCAGATGTGAGCAGCTTAAACAGAGGTACCTATCTGTTGAATGTGAATAGCAATGTCGTGAAAATAATTAAATAAATAAATAGTTAAGTGAATAAAGCAGAGTAACAAAGAAGGCCGATTGTCGGCCTTCTTTGTTTGTCAGATAAAAGTATAATTGCATTGCAATTTAATTCTTAATTGGATTATCAATAGTGTTGGAAACCTCCGGTACCTGAATGCCAGTATCTCAGCTTATCCATAGATTCTTATTCTGTCGATATAAACTCCAGAACAAAAAAACTAATTTTAATAAGATTTAGCCAGTTCAGGATGTTTTTGCTGATTATTGGACAACTAAAACGATCTTCAGTGTATGCGGGAATATTAATGGGGAGGTAACTGAACTTTTAATAGAAATTTCACTAAAGCAGTGATAAAAAGATATAAAAACAAAAGGGGCATTTGCATGCCCCTTATTGTCTGTCAAAAAAAGTAACCAACTTTTTTTACACCTTGTGAATTATAAAATTCACGACACCCCAAATTGTGAAATCCATTGTATCTGTAATTTCGACTGGCTTTTCAGCATTGTCAGAAAAAAGGTACAGTTTATTTTGATGTTTTCCAACCCTTTTTAAAACCATTTCTCCGTTAATTATCGCAATTACCATAGAGTTCTGGCCAGGTTCTTCTTTTCGGTCTACCACTAAAAGATCACCATCTGTGATCCCGGGCAGCTGAAGTTTGTTACCCTTTATACGGACATAAAACGTCGAGGACGGATTTTTGATGATAAGATTCTCCAGATTTTTTTCTTTTTCATTTTCGGATACTCTTGTTGACTGATTTACAGTGTTTTCATTAAAAATAGCCTCCTCGATTTTTAATGAAATTCTCTGGTCATTTGCAGATACTCTTAGCATTTCCGTTAATAATTTTAGCAAATATATATACGATATGCTAAATAATTTAGTTTTTGTGAAAATATTTTTTTTAACTTTGAGCCGTTAATCAGGAAGCTTTAATAAGAGAAAAAACGCATTCCTCCTGTTTAACTGTTCAAAATTTTTATAATCCATATGGTCACTTGCCGGATATAAAATAAATTTAATTTAACAAAGATTTAATGCTTTTTGCAATCGTCGATATTGAAACAACGGGGGGCTATTCCGAAGGTAACAGGATTACCGAAATTGCTATAATAATAACAGATGGCTATAAGGTTATAGACAGATTTGAGTCTCTGATTAATCCAGGTGTGCCAATTCCACCTTTCATTACGGGCCTCACAGGCATAGATAATTCAATGACTGATGGTGCTCCTCATTTTAGTGAAGTGGCCGAGGAAATTTATGATTATCTTAAAGACTGTATTTTTGTAGCACATAATGTTAGTTTCGATTTCAGTTTTGTGAAGTCAGAACTTGCTGAAGCTGGCATTGAATTAAAGGTAAAAAAACTCTGTACGGTAAGGTTATGCAGGAAAATATTTCCCGGATTTCCATCTTACAGCCTCGGTAACTTATGCAGATTTTTAAATGTGGAAATTGAAAACAGGCATAGGGCAGGTGGTGATGCCGAAGCTACCTACGAAGTGTTCACTAAATTGGTGGCCAGTGATTCGGAAGGTTTTATTATTACTTCTTTAAAAGCCAATTCAAAGGAAACTACGCTTCCTCCAAACCTTGACAAGGAACAGTTTAATAGCTTACCATCTTTTCCGGGGGTGTATTATTTTCATGATGAAAATGGCAAAACCATTTATGTTGGCAAAGCAATAGATATAAAAAAGCGCATTGCCGGACACTTTAGCTCCAGAAATTCAGCTGAAGAAAAACTTAGATTTTTTAACAATATTTACAGTATCTCATTTGAACTTGCTGGCAATGAGTTAGTGGCATTTCTCATGGAATCTCATGAAATAAAAAGACTATGGCCTCCTTACAATAAAATACAGAAATTTCCGGAAGCTCAGTTTGGTATTTTTTCCTATTATGATCAGAATGGTTATCAAAGGCTCAGTATAGGAAAGGTCCAGAAGACACCCCCCTTGTTTTCCTTTAACTATTTGACTGATGCCAGAGACTTTCTGTATGCTGCTGTCAGGGATTTTGATCTTTGTCCCAGATTGTCAGGGCTTCAAACTACCAAAAAAGCCTGCGTGGATTACAGTCTGAAAGCTTGCAAAGGAGCTTGTGTAATGGAGGAGTCTCCAGAAGACTATAATAAAAAGGTCGAGTATGCATTGGATGGAATGAAACAGGAAAAACCAACTTTTGCTATTATCGGTAAAGGTAGATCTCGGTATGAAAATTCGATAGTTCTTATTGAAGACGGGAAGTACCAGGGCTTTGGTTTTGTTGAAGACAATACCCTTAATCACATCGATGATTTCAGAAATGTCATCACAAAACAAAAGGAAAGTAAGGATATTCAGAAGATTATAAGTCAGTTTGTTGCAAAGCAGGAAAAAGGAAAACTGAAAGGATATAAATTTATTACCCTTACATCAGATAAAATCGTTGTTGAATAATAAGAACTCAGTCTTACATTTTTAATTAAAAGGGTCCCGGTGGAGGGACTCTTTTTTATTGAATGCATTCATTCAAATTTTTTATAAATTCTATAGAATTCTTTTATCTACTCTTGTTTTATGCCATTTGATATAAGTCTTATAAACTTTGGAACCTGGGTAGATTCATATGTTATATTAAAATCTTCTTTAGTTCCTGCTGTTATGAGGTAAGCAGAGCTTTAACGCAGCCATGAATAGTTATAATATTATTCTGCACCTTTTATCTTTTCTCTTAGTAAATCATTCTCCTGGTTTAATACTTTTAACTGCTGGCTCATTTCCATCTCTCTTCTCATCATATCTTCTTGCGTTGCACCTAGTTCTTCAAGGTTTTGTCTCATCTGCTCTTCCTGCTCTCTTAATTGCTGCGATTTTATCTGAGTTTCATCAAGAAGTTTTTTCATTTTCTCTGCTGTCATTGAATTTGAAAGAGAAGCAGCGATATTTTCAGATATCTTTAACAAAAAGTCAATTTCATGCCCTGCAAATATTTTAAAGGAAGCCAATTCTATGACTCCGTATATTTCTTCATTGTATTTAAGTGGAAATACAATAACTGATCTAGGCATTGCCAATCCTATACCGGACCTGATCTGCACATAATCCTCCGGTACATCGGACATGAAGATAGGCTCTTGCTCTACCCATGCTTGTCCAGCCAGCCCTTCTCCTTTTAAATAACGGGTTTTTCCGAATTTTCTTCTATTCCATGCATAAGACGCAATCTCTTCTATATATTCTTCCTCATTTTCTACCTGACAGACAAGGAACATTCCCTGGTTTACATCAAGGTATTTTACCAGAGAAGAAAGAATAGTATAAGCAAACTCTGTTCTGTCATTATAGTTATTCCTTAACAGGTCATTAAACTTCGCATTACCTTCGTTAGCCCAATTCCTGATCTTATCTTCCTCTGAAACTTTTTTAAGGTTGTTCCTCATTTCTAATAATGAATTTCCAAGAACATCCTGGTTACTTAAGGGACTAAAATCTGCTTCAAAATTTCCTTTCCCGATATTCTCTGCAAACTCAGAGGTTGCTTTTAATCCCTCAATTAAAGTGTTGATTCCTTTAGCCATTTTACCAACCTCATCGTTTTTAATGTTCTGAAGAGGTTGCGGATGCAAACCTTTGCTAAGATCTTCTGTGACTTCTCCGATCTTTTTAATCTGATTGAGAACCGTATTTGATGTATAAACTGATATTACCACACAGACTACTATGATTAAAATACCGGATATGAATAATCCATTTTTAAGAGACCCGAAAAACTCTGTCATCATCAATTCATCCTTTTCTTTTTCGGTTTCTTTTATCTTGATTATTATATCAGTCTGTTCTATAATCTTGTTTGCAATAGGGATAACTGTTGCCTCAAAAGCTTCACTTTCCAAAGAATCAGATGAACTTGCTTTGTAATTATTTATAATTGTAGTTTCAAGAGCGATAAGTTTATCTACATTATTCATTACTCCCTTCAATAGTTCTTTTGATTCATCTTCTTCCCAGAATACTCTGTTGGCAAGTAAATCTTTTTTCAACCTGTGTAAATTACTTATATAATTTATGTCGGATGTTTTATCAGCTTGTACAGGAGGATAGCCATAAACAAGACCGGAGATGTTATGTACACTTTGCAGTACTTCAAATCTGAACTGATTAAGATTTTGCAAAGAAGGATCTTTCTCTTTTAAAATCGCCCAAAGGGCTCTTTGAGAGTTGTTAATAGCAGAAAGGTTAAATACACCATTTAAACCAAAAATGATTATTAGAATGAGGAAACCTCCAATGATTTTCTCTCTTATTCCGAAGTTTTTTATTTCCATTGCAATAAGCTTCTATTCAACTATCTCAGAATGTTTTTGAAAGTATCTGCCGTAAAAAGCTATATAAACGTAACAGATAAAAGCTATAATTAGCGCTGCTTTAAGTCCTGAAAACGAACTTAAAGATTTATAGATTAAAGGAATAATTGCTCCTCCTGCAATACCCATAATAAGTAATGAGGCTCCTCTGCCTGTGTATTCACCCAACTTGTGCAATCCAGATGCAAATATTCCAGGAAACATAATTGAATTGAAAAAACCAATTGCAGCAAGAGCATAAATGCTAAATTCCTCAATTCCTGCAATCCCGACTGTTAGTAAACATAAGGTGCTCAAGGCAAAAATAAAAAGAAGCTTACCTCCATTAACATACTGTAAAATAAATCCTCCCGCAAACCTTCCTGCCATTGCCAAAGCCCAATAAGCGTATATAACTGTAGCTTTATCACTTGTCAGTTCCGGGCAATATTGATCTATGATGGCTCCTAGGTTCGATCCTATAGTCACTTCTGCACCAACATACATAAATATCCCAAGTGCTGCAAGGTACAGGTTTTGTTTAGAGATGTTTTCATTATTATGTTGTGTAGTTTGATTATTCTTTACAAGATCGGGCATGGGAAGAAAGAATATCAGAGAGCCAAGGATTATCAGCCATATGGCAACTGTCCAGTAGGGAGATTGAACAGCTATAGCCTGAATTTTTCTGAAAGACAGTAATTGGTCAGGTTGAAGTAGAGAAATCTCTTCATGGGTAAGGCTTGCCGTTTTCATTATCAGGAAAGTTCCAAGTATTGGTCCAAGTGTAGCTCCCAGAGAGTTTAATGCCTGAACTACTGTAAGTCTTGAAAATGAATTTTGAGAAGATCCAAGGTTTACAATATATGTATTTGCGGATATTTGTAGTAAAGTTATGCCTGAGGCGAGCACAAATAATCCTCCCATAAACAGAGGAAATGAGAGAAGCGTTGAAGCTGGATAGAACAGATAAGCTCCTGCAGCTGCTATTCCCAGTCCGGTTACCGTTAAATATTTATAACCAAAAAAACTTAGTAGATCTTTTTTGTATTCGGAGAAAAGAAAAAAAGCCAGTGCTACAAAGAAGTATGTTCCGAAGAACGTGAGATTTATAAGACTCTTTTTAAAATCGTCAAGCTCGAATATATAATCAAGCTGGGCTATAAGAGTACCATTTAATGAGGTCAGTAATCCCCATCCGAAAAATATTATGCTGAATGCCAGTAATGTAGTGTTTTGAAATGGCGGCGGTTGTATTTTCATTTTATAGTTTACATCGACAATATAATAATTTTCATATTCAACCCTCAACGGAAAGTATTCTAATTGGTTGTGCTAAGGGCTTGATTCAGTTAGATTTCCTAAGACTTTTATGCCTATTTTAAATTCATTTTTTGTTCAGAATAGCGTAAGAAAAAATAAGCTAATTTTTTTGAATGGTATTTTTAAATAAAGTCTTGATAATGTTTTATTAAGGCCATAGAATATGTGGTGCAGAACCATTTATATGAGATTCTGTTAATAATGAAGAAGGTAAATTCAAGAAGGTATATTCAGACAAAGAAGGAGGAGAAGTATGGAACTGATATCAAAGATTATTTGTCCTACAGATTTTTCAATTAATTCGAGTAATTCGGTACGCTACGGATATGAGCTGGCTAAAGTTTTAAAAGCAGAGCTTGTTTTATTTCATTGTATTGAATCAAAATATAAAGATGCATTTGATGAAAGCATTTACCGCGAAAAGGAAAAGGCTTTAAAAGAGTTGAATTCTATTGCTGAAGGGCATCGAATAAGGGATAAATATGGTAACGTAACCATTTCATCTTTAGTATCGGCAGGAAATCCAGCCAATGAGATCATCAAGACTATAAAAGCTGGGGAAGGAAATCTGGTAGTGATGGCTACAAAAGGAGTATCAGAAAGGTATGCCCCTTATAGTCGTATTACTTCAGAGGTAATTGAAAGAACATGCTGTCCTGTATTGGAAGTACCTCCGGGAACTACCTATACTCCTATTCAGAAAATAGTATATACAAGTGAGCTTTCAGGTGAGGATGAAAAGACAGTAGTCGATTTTGTTATAGGTCTTGGAGAATGCCTTCATGCGCATATCGATTTTCTCACTATTCAGGACAAGGAAGATTCACCTAATGCAGATGACCTTATTAGTTATGGTTATAATAATTTCCTGTTGAAAAGTGATACTAGCGATGTAGCCTTTTTTGTTCTTGAGAAAAAAGACATCATAAAAGGGATTAATGAATTTACAGAAAGGCATGAGGCTGATCTGATCATTATTTCACCAGGTCATGATAAAATGTACGACAATTTTATGGAAGCTAGTAGTACTCATCAGCTAGTTAATAAAACAAGTTTTCCTGTTTTGGTAATGCATAAGAATAAAGAATGTCTGGCTACTGCTTAATAAAATTCACAAATCATAAAATCCATAATTATGGAACAATCAGGGTTGAAGTCATTGGTTGGGGAAATTGAGCGTATAGGAATAACCAAAGCTAAGAATATATACTGGAATCTTTCTCCGGCAGAACTTGTTGAACATGCCATCCGAAACGGAGAGGGCATATTGACCAATGAGGGATCTCTTGCATGTGACACCGGAAGGTTTACCGGAAGAAGCCCGGATGATAAATATTTTGTTAAGGATGAATTAACAAAAGGAACCATTCATTGGGGAGAGATCAATCATCCCATAGATGGAAAATTCTTTGATGTTGTCTTCAAAAAAATGCTCGAATTCTCTGAGGGTAAAGAGCTATATGTAAGGGATGCATTTGTCTGTGCTG
Coding sequences within it:
- a CDS encoding cellulase family glycosylhydrolase: MNKTILFFLMTILLAPLTASSQYATPWLHVEGNLIKDPAGNTVILRGVDFQDIKEQATDRTVGLNGLIDVVTNLDDTLSQSPGWYTRVIRFTVEPPISNLEEYYQQTLKPAVDYATSKGLYVIIDWHYIADVNGNIESTNAFWTYMAPRFNNYSNVLYEVYNEPINTNLTWGQFKPYMQAWVDLIRKYAPHNLILAGSPVWDQRMGDAATNPLTGGNIVYVAHIYPGHWTATGAGSVKSQVERVVKVHPVFLSEWGFSETVSATSASLLKGSIASYGDPIVKWAEDLGISWSAWVADNDWEPAMFTRDWKLKVGPGEMGGFTKDKLYEFRDDHQPSDVPCFAPYLGLPQTLCGKNSVTIGLQSTSDDVSFKWFKDGVELTDQTEASIEATETGRYKVEATLGSCTMADEVEVVKTMFPVSLGKGAVLSKDPLIIKVDNAEEKFTYQWYHNNKLIEGADSSSLAVFDTCGSFYSVLVTSEDCGFVSDTFKILCPRGYFKGKPFDIPGIIQAEDYDFQNIANTTYFDSEPANQGGAYRNDEVDIEVTKDINGAYNVGWTETGEWLEYSISVKENGEYPVYLRVAGNPTPAVGGKVHIKLNGKKASSTLTLPVTGDWQKWETVSLGIVNFNTTDTLLRLFIEAPGFNINYIEVGARVETSIFGKSNTSSLKVYPNPVNDLVFFSEEIPYDWTITTILGNVLLSGNGISADVSSLNRGTYLLNVNSNVVKIIK
- a CDS encoding GAF domain-containing protein, with the translated sequence MEIKNFGIREKIIGGFLILIIIFGLNGVFNLSAINNSQRALWAILKEKDPSLQNLNQFRFEVLQSVHNISGLVYGYPPVQADKTSDINYISNLHRLKKDLLANRVFWEEDESKELLKGVMNNVDKLIALETTIINNYKASSSDSLESEAFEATVIPIANKIIEQTDIIIKIKETEKEKDELMMTEFFGSLKNGLFISGILIIVVCVVISVYTSNTVLNQIKKIGEVTEDLSKGLHPQPLQNIKNDEVGKMAKGINTLIEGLKATSEFAENIGKGNFEADFSPLSNQDVLGNSLLEMRNNLKKVSEEDKIRNWANEGNAKFNDLLRNNYNDRTEFAYTILSSLVKYLDVNQGMFLVCQVENEEEYIEEIASYAWNRRKFGKTRYLKGEGLAGQAWVEQEPIFMSDVPEDYVQIRSGIGLAMPRSVIVFPLKYNEEIYGVIELASFKIFAGHEIDFLLKISENIAASLSNSMTAEKMKKLLDETQIKSQQLREQEEQMRQNLEELGATQEDMMRREMEMSQQLKVLNQENDLLREKIKGAE
- a CDS encoding exonuclease domain-containing protein; its protein translation is MLFAIVDIETTGGYSEGNRITEIAIIITDGYKVIDRFESLINPGVPIPPFITGLTGIDNSMTDGAPHFSEVAEEIYDYLKDCIFVAHNVSFDFSFVKSELAEAGIELKVKKLCTVRLCRKIFPGFPSYSLGNLCRFLNVEIENRHRAGGDAEATYEVFTKLVASDSEGFIITSLKANSKETTLPPNLDKEQFNSLPSFPGVYYFHDENGKTIYVGKAIDIKKRIAGHFSSRNSAEEKLRFFNNIYSISFELAGNELVAFLMESHEIKRLWPPYNKIQKFPEAQFGIFSYYDQNGYQRLSIGKVQKTPPLFSFNYLTDARDFLYAAVRDFDLCPRLSGLQTTKKACVDYSLKACKGACVMEESPEDYNKKVEYALDGMKQEKPTFAIIGKGRSRYENSIVLIEDGKYQGFGFVEDNTLNHIDDFRNVITKQKESKDIQKIISQFVAKQEKGKLKGYKFITLTSDKIVVE
- a CDS encoding LexA family protein, which gives rise to MLRVSANDQRISLKIEEAIFNENTVNQSTRVSENEKEKNLENLIIKNPSSTFYVRIKGNKLQLPGITDGDLLVVDRKEEPGQNSMVIAIINGEMVLKRVGKHQNKLYLFSDNAEKPVEITDTMDFTIWGVVNFIIHKV
- the gluP gene encoding glucose/galactose MFS transporter — translated: MKIQPPPFQNTTLLAFSIIFFGWGLLTSLNGTLIAQLDYIFELDDFKKSLINLTFFGTYFFVALAFFLFSEYKKDLLSFFGYKYLTVTGLGIAAAGAYLFYPASTLLSFPLFMGGLFVLASGITLLQISANTYIVNLGSSQNSFSRLTVVQALNSLGATLGPILGTFLIMKTASLTHEEISLLQPDQLLSFRKIQAIAVQSPYWTVAIWLIILGSLIFFLPMPDLVKNNQTTQHNNENISKQNLYLAALGIFMYVGAEVTIGSNLGAIIDQYCPELTSDKATVIYAYWALAMAGRFAGGFILQYVNGGKLLFIFALSTLCLLTVGIAGIEEFSIYALAAIGFFNSIMFPGIFASGLHKLGEYTGRGASLLIMGIAGGAIIPLIYKSLSSFSGLKAALIIAFICYVYIAFYGRYFQKHSEIVE
- a CDS encoding universal stress protein, coding for MELISKIICPTDFSINSSNSVRYGYELAKVLKAELVLFHCIESKYKDAFDESIYREKEKALKELNSIAEGHRIRDKYGNVTISSLVSAGNPANEIIKTIKAGEGNLVVMATKGVSERYAPYSRITSEVIERTCCPVLEVPPGTTYTPIQKIVYTSELSGEDEKTVVDFVIGLGECLHAHIDFLTIQDKEDSPNADDLISYGYNNFLLKSDTSDVAFFVLEKKDIIKGINEFTERHEADLIIISPGHDKMYDNFMEASSTHQLVNKTSFPVLVMHKNKECLATA